Proteins encoded within one genomic window of Rhododendron vialii isolate Sample 1 chromosome 1a, ASM3025357v1:
- the LOC131298765 gene encoding receptor-like serine/threonine-protein kinase SD1-6 — protein MNLKLTLAVGMYGYVPPKYVKCGIYSTKSYVYRFGVLLLQIIIGKRNNCSHGLHEDLNLLDYAYDLWKCGKGMEFMNPLLDDTNSSCKLVRRMQIALLCIQENPANRLSMLELSSMLKNETTTIITPKRPAFSTRRAR, from the exons ATGAATTTGAAGCTAACACTGGCCGTTGGAATGTA TGGTTACGTACCTCCCAAATATGTAAAATGTGGCATATACTCCACCAAATCATATGTTTATAGGTTCGGAGTTCTTCTTCTACAAATCATTATCGGAAAGCGGAATAATTGTTCACATGGCCTTCATGAAGACTTAAACCTCTTAGACTAT GCATATGATTTGTGGAAGTGTGGGAAAGGCATGGAGTTCATGAATCCGTTGCTCGATGATACAAATTCATCCTGTAAATTAGTGAGACGCATGCAAATAGCTTTGCTATGTATCCAAGAGAATCCAGCTAATAGACTCTCCATGTTGGAACTCTCGTCAATGCTGAAAAATGAAACTACTACCATAATCACCCCCAAAAGACCTGCTTTTTCTACGAGAAGAGCAAGATGA
- the LOC131298577 gene encoding cysteine-rich receptor-like protein kinase 7, protein MLFTIISLLLFLPSLTSSSETWIKAGSWFSFGQFPVPDVDSTLFTHLTFAFAYLNNSTYELWIEPSDEPSMLTFTDIVRQKNPSIVTLLSIFVGDTQPFSTFYSMATQPSHRTSFIESSIQRARLYGFHGLELCCVKPDTSTTKMEAIGILFDEWRTAINRESKNSNRSPLILTLAGHYLPSKNTTTYPMESIRRNFDWVHIVSYYYHLPTTENITGAHSALYDPSSNISTDYGIKEWISRGLPADKMVLGLAYHGYAWMLVDPMVNEIGSPGRSPAVTHDGSMFYKFIKSTMRCDGEKLVYNSTYVTNYCINGSVWIGYDDVEAIRTKVSYARDKGLLGYKVWHVGNDDNWKLSKAAAQEDENDPRNKRHLLLVILLSTSATVTLVLVSATWYLRKRARRNKGWMDNEKESQSLFRTTIASPENANAPNLLVFSLTDLVEATNNFSIENKLGEGGYGPVYKGILCNGQEIAVKRLSRTSTQGFEEFKNEVMLTAKLQHVNLVRVMGFCTEKEEQMLIYEYMPNKSLDHFVYDPMRGSLLDWGKRVQIIEGVTQGLLYLQEYSRLTIIHRDLKASNILLDNEMKPKIADFGIARIFQKDEFECNTDRIVGTYGYVPPEYVKRGIYSTKSDVYSFGVLLLQIISGKRNNCSHGLHEDLNLLDYAYDLWKSGKGMEFMDPSLDDTNSSCKLVRCMQIALLCVQENPADRPSMLELSSALKNETVAMNNPKIPAFSIKRNEDEVQASTSQQEIWSVGDVSFTQMVAR, encoded by the exons ATGTTGTTCACCATCATttccctcctcctctttcttccttcATTAACAAGTTCTTCAGAGACCTGGATCAAAGCAGGTTCCTGGTTTTCCTTTGGCCAATTCCCAGTTCCCGATGTAGACTCAACTCTATTCACTCACTTGACATTTGCTTTTGCGTATCTCAACAATTCAACTTATGAGCTCTGGATCGAACCCTCTGATGAACCATCTATGCTCACCTTCACCGACATCGTTCGGCAGAAAAACCCATCAATTGTAACACTTCTGTCCATCTTTGTTGGAGATACCCAACCCTTCTCAACCTTCTATTCAATGGCTACCCAACCCTCTCACAGAACTTCTTTCATTGAATCATCAATACAGAGAGCCAGGCTTTATGGGTTTCACGGCCTGGAACTTTGTTGCGTCAAACCGGACACAAGCACCACCAAGATGGAAGCTATTGGAATTCTCTTTGACGAATGGAGAACTGCGATAAATAGGGAATCGAAGAATTCCAACCGATCACCGCTCATTTTGACACTGGCCGGTCATTATTTGCCTTCAAAAAACACCACAACCTATCCGATGGAGTCGATTCGAAGGAACTTCGATTGGGTACACATTGTATCGTACTACTATCACTTACCCACCACGGAAAACATCACAGGTGCTCATTCTGCTTTGTATGACCCCTCAAGCAATATAAGTACTGATTATGGAATTAAGGAATGGATAAGTAGAGGATTACCTGCTGACAAGATGGTTTTGGGGTTAGCATACCATGGGTACGCGTGGATGCTGGTGGACCCGATGGTCAATGAGATCGGATCACCGGGACGAAGTCCCGCCGTTACGCATGATGGTTCGATGTTCTACAAGTTCATCAAGTCAACTATGCGATGTGATGGAGAAAAGTTAGTGTATAACTCCACTTATGTCACGAATTACTGCATTAATGGTTCAGTTTGGATTGGTTATGATGATGTGGAGGCCATCAGAACTAAGGTTTCGTATGCGAGGGATAAAGGGCTTCTGGGTTACAAAGTATGGCATGTCGGCAATGATGACAATTGGAAGCTTTCTAAGGCGGCAG CACAAGAAGATGAGAATGATCCTAGAAACAAGAGACACCTGTTGCTAGTAATCTTGCTTTCAACCTCAGCCACAGTTACCCTGGTACTAGTTTCTGCGACGTGGTATCTGCGTAAGAGAGCACGCAGAAACAAAG GATGGATGGACAACGAAAAAGAATCGCAATCTTTATTCAGAACTACTATAGCATCTCCTGAAAATGCAAATGCTCCTAATTTGCTAGTATTTAGTCTCACTGACCTTGTAGAAGCaaccaataatttttcaattgaaAATAAGCTCGGAGAGGGTGGATACGGACCTGTTTACAAG GGTATATTATGTAATGGACAAGAAATAGCAGTAAAGAGACTCTCAAGGACTTCTACACAAGGATTTGAAGAGTTCAAGAATGAGGTGATGCTTACTGCCAAACTGCAGCATGTAAATCTTGTAAGAGTTATGGGATTTTGCaccgaaaaagaagaacaaatgtTGATCTACGAATACATGCCGAACAAAAGCCTAGATCATTTTGTCTATG ATCCAATGAGGGGATCACTTTTAGATTGGGGAAAACGAGTTCAAATCATTGAAGGGGTTACTCAGGGGCTCTTGTACCTCCAAGAGTACTCAAGATTGACAATAATTCATAGGGATTTGAAAGCGAGCAACATTTTGTTAGACAACGAGATGAAGCCCAAGATTGCGGACTTTGGCATCGCTAGAATTTTCCAGAAAGATGAATTCGAATGTAACACTGACCGGATTGTTGGAACATA TGGTTATGTACCTCCTGAATATGTAAAACGTGGCATATATTCCACTAAATCAGACGTTTATAGCTTCGGAGTTCTTCTTTTACAAATCATTAGTGGAAAGCGGAATAATTGTTCACATGGCCTTCATGAAGACTTAAACCTCCTGGACTAT GCATATGATTTGTGGAAGAGTGGGAAAGGCATGGAGTTCATGGATCCATCACTCGACGATACAAATTCATCCTGTAAATTAGTGAGATGCATGCAAATAGCTTTGCTATGTGTCCAAGAAAATCCGGCCGATAGACCATCCATGTTGGAACTCTCGTCGGCGCTGAAAAATGAAACTGTCGCCATGAACAACCCCAAAATACCTGCTTTTTCtataaaaagaaatgaagatGAAGTTCAAGCGTCTACATCTCAACAAGAAATTTGGTCAGTTGGTGATGTATCCTTTACCCAAATGGTAGCCCGATGA
- the LOC131326607 gene encoding uncharacterized protein LOC131326607 codes for MLLAAGIARLSCSVKSLSNVARSKSYKQFSFSPPKTNAPLQTLLPREQTGLLPPRSPKQRTPTLNGPPNYTITNSPPLQTHPDPSPPTPPPRSPTTKIPPYFPRPLEFRPPESINQRLRLGRRKEIPMGQFARKPVWLPRIPRLPAFKFRRIQFPNCLCFAMTIHKANNPLRWSLFISKYFLTWATICSIVSWDFYGNFKSLAQNRS; via the exons ATGCTTTTGGCTGCTGGCATAGCCCGACTTTCTTGTAGTGTCAAATCGCTTTCAAATGTTGCTCGGTCCAAAAGCTACAAG caattttccttttctcctcCCAAAACAAACGCACCCCTCCAAACTCTTCTTCCTCGGGAACAGACGGGACTCCTCCCTCCCCGTTCTCCCAAACAACGCACCCCAACTCTGAACGGCCCACCCAACTATACCATCACAAACTCCCCACCGCTCCAAACCCACCCCGACCCCAGCCCGCCCACACCTCCACCCCGATCTCCAACCACCAAAATTCCACCGTACTTCCCTAGACCGCTAGAGTTTCGGCCACCGGAAAGCATTAACCAGCGCCTGAGATTAGGCCGGCGGAAAGAAATACCCA TGGGCCAATTTGCTAGGAAACCTGTTTGGCTTCCAAGAATCCCACGCCTTCCAGCCTTCAAGTTCAGGCGCATACAGTTTCCAAATTGCCTCTGTTTTGCCATGACAATTCATAAGGCAAACAATCCCCTACGTTGGTCTCTATTTatctcaaaatattttctcacaTGGGCAACTATATGTAGCATTGTCTCATGGGACTTCTATGGCAACTTCAAAAGTCTTGCTCAAAACAGGAGTTAA